The following is a genomic window from Variovorax paradoxus.
CCAGCACCGAGTCGCAGGCGAGCGCCACTTTTTTCAGCAAGCCGACGTCGTCGCATTCGAGCGCAAGCGAAAGCTCGGCCGGCGACGCAAGGCCAAGCAGTTGAGAGACCACGGCGCGCACACCAGGTGGCAGCCGCACCGAAAGAACGCCGTGCGGCCACAGCTGCGGCATCGTGACGGACTTGTGCGCCGCCAAGGGGTGGCCTGAGCGCACGTAGAAACCTCCCGGTTCGCGGCGCACGGCACGGATGTGCAGGTTGGGGTCGGGCGGCAGGTTCCTGGTGTCGGCAACGAAGAACTCGATGTCCTCTTCGAGCAGGCGCTTCAGCAGCAGTTGCCAATTGCTGATCTCCACGCGCAGGTTGATGCCCGGAAACTCGCATCGCATCTCCGTCAGCAGCTGCGACAGAAGGGTCGCCGCCGGAAAAGGGCCGATGCCGAAAGCCATATCGCCCAGGCTGCGGCTGCGGTAGAGCTCCACGTCGCGCTCCAGGCAGCGACTGTTGAAGACGAGCTGCCGGGCGCGTGCAACGACGAATTCACCGGCCGGTGTAGTCACCACTTCGTTCGTTCCGCGATCGAACAGCTGCAGGCCCAGCTCGGCTTCCGCCGCCTGGATGCTGCGGGTGAGGGCGGGCTGGCTCAGGTGCACCTGCTCGGCAGCCCGAATGAAGCTGCGCCGATCGGCCACGGCAACGATATGACTCCAGCGCTTGAGGTCCATGGGGCTCCTTGCGGCCCCTCGAGGCCAATTGCATCCACTGCATTGATCTTGGGTGCAGTATGCATTGGACTTAATTGGCGCTCATCAGAACAATCGCGCCGGAAAAACCCGCCGGCGTTCCATACACCGGCGCCATAACAACACGGAGAGACAACCCCGGTGAACCTCGTCGCGAACATCGTGCTGGCCACGAATTGCGCCGTTGCCAGCACTGCGTGCCCCGCCCGCTTCCCCTGCGGGAAGCGATCGACTCGCGAGAGCCCCTTTGCAAATTGCTGTTCTAGATCCTTCACTTCGAACCCGAGAGCTCGCGAGGCGGGCCATCTGCAGGCTGGGCCATGTGCCTGTGGTCTTCACCCACGTGAACGAACTTCAGGCGCGCGCCAATGAGGTCGGCAGCTTCCGCTTGCTGCTGCTCGCGTGTCCGCACGACCCTGCGGTGTTTCAGCCGCTCGTCGCGCATGTACGCGAGATTCTGGGGCAGCAGGTGCCGCTCGTCCTCGGCGCCTCCAAGCGGCAGTTCCGGATGATGTCGGCCTTGTACGGGGACGAGTCTTCGACCGTGGCGCACGCGCCGTCATCGTTCGAAGACACCTACCGCTTGCTGGAGGCTGCCCTGGTGCGCCGCAAAGAGCCCATCCCCGCGCGGGTGCTCGAATGGCGGGGCTACCGTGTGCTGCTGGACCAGGACAAGGCAGAGTTTGCCGGCACACCCATCAGGCTGCGGCCCCGCGAGCTCGACTTGGCAGTTGCCTTCTTCCGCAATGTCGACCGGGTTCTGACGCGCGAATGGCTCTTTGCGAATGTGTGGGGACGAAAGGTAGAGAACGGCGCTCTGTCGAACGCGTGGGGACGCAAGCAAGAGAACGGCTCTCTCTCGCGTGCGCTGGACGTCTGCGTATCGGGCTTGCGCACAAAGCTTGGGCTGCGCTTCAGGCTCCAGGCCATCTGGGGCCAGGGCTACCAACTGAGCGACGAGCCATGGTCCCTGGATGACCAGAGACCACTCGGTTTTTTTGGCCGGGCAGGTTGCGAGCGCGGCGGCATCGCCGAGGCGATTCGCCCTGAGAAAAAAAGCCTTCCGGTTCCGCACGGTGGTGGACCGGATGAGTGAGGTCTGTCCAGTGCGAACCTTC
Proteins encoded in this region:
- a CDS encoding LysR family transcriptional regulator produces the protein MDLKRWSHIVAVADRRSFIRAAEQVHLSQPALTRSIQAAEAELGLQLFDRGTNEVVTTPAGEFVVARARQLVFNSRCLERDVELYRSRSLGDMAFGIGPFPAATLLSQLLTEMRCEFPGINLRVEISNWQLLLKRLLEEDIEFFVADTRNLPPDPNLHIRAVRREPGGFYVRSGHPLAAHKSVTMPQLWPHGVLSVRLPPGVRAVVSQLLGLASPAELSLALECDDVGLLKKVALACDSVLAAPHAAVKEEVAAGELHPLEVSGLPVQASEMGVVTLRGRTPSPMAELIISRLPAR
- a CDS encoding helix-turn-helix domain-containing protein, with translation MNELQARANEVGSFRLLLLACPHDPAVFQPLVAHVREILGQQVPLVLGASKRQFRMMSALYGDESSTVAHAPSSFEDTYRLLEAALVRRKEPIPARVLEWRGYRVLLDQDKAEFAGTPIRLRPRELDLAVAFFRNVDRVLTREWLFANVWGRKVENGALSNAWGRKQENGSLSRALDVCVSGLRTKLGLRFRLQAIWGQGYQLSDEPWSLDDQRPLGFFGRAGCERGGIAEAIRPEKKSLPVPHGGGPDE